A window of Gambusia affinis linkage group LG03, SWU_Gaff_1.0, whole genome shotgun sequence contains these coding sequences:
- the cfap77 gene encoding cilia- and flagella-associated protein 77 codes for MIASPRLGVFRESMLRDPLLIKAPLGRARSRGLTIPGPDFTYGASTMMRDGSVAEALSSWQLQTEAEEAALKVSCPDFVALNRDAVRSGLVTSKELRQYRIQMGDLHIQAAEQQQRGRTSRRAHLVPDITFGIRNRPSSPLADVLAHHYGHRWLEEQLNRNQLGSLTAKLGRAAETRTSLLRSARTETVKKKAFTLPQFSQIPAALDTFRDSADRERAASAQKQNR; via the exons ATGATTGCATCACCGCGGCTGGGCGTCTTCAGAGAATCGATGTTGCGGGACCCGCTGCTCATCAAG GCTCCGCTGGGGAGGGCCCGGTCCAGGGGCCTCACCATCCCGGGTCCAGATTTCACCTATGGAGCCAGCACCATGATGAGAGACGGAAGTGTGGCTGAAg CTCTGTCCAGCTGGCAGCTGCAGACCGAAGCCGAAGAGGCCGCGCTGAAGGTTTCGTGTCCAGACTTTGTGGCTCTGAACCGGGACGCGGTCCGGTCCGGTTTGGTGACGTCCAAGGAACTGAGACAGTACCGGATCCAGATGGGGGACCTTCATATTCAGGCCgcggagcagcagcagcgtggCAGAACCTCACGGCGGGCCCATCTGGTACCGGACATCACGTTCGGGATCCGCAACAG GCCGTCCTCTCCGCTGGCCGACGTTCTGGCTCATCACTACGGCCACCGCtggctggaggagcagctgaaccGGAACCAACTCGGCAGCCTGACG GCTAAACTGGGTCGAGCTGCAGAGACCAGAACCAGCCTGCTGAGGAGCGCCAGAACCGAGACGGTCAAAAAGAAAGCTTTCACCCTGCCTCAGTTCTCACAG atTCCGGCGGCACTGGACACTTTCCGGGACTCGGCGGATCGGGAGCGGGCCGCCAGCGCTCAGAAGCAGAACCGGTGA
- the qsox2 gene encoding sulfhydryl oxidase 2 isoform X1, producing MKPSQRHIGNDNNTININDINDDVSSGSRGSSETIRPNRNLSAESCRTGTDRPSSRLFRLQEIDQSETSARSPLLCSFRSYVLLFSCLPGSSNRFCSETFRIPDGPAEMFRLWLQAACLLCLCRGSAGGSGRLYSEEDPLVILGSSNLKPTVTNSSSAWLVQFYSSWCGHCIQYSSTWKALAQDVKDWHEAIAVAVLDCAQEENFEVCKEFSIKFYPTFKFFVAHSSVADKGTIYRGADREVRSVRQLMINILQNHSRTDRPQSCPPLEPYSAAQLLPLLGQRSDHYTAIVVEEAGSFVGREVTLDLLQFSGVEVRRALTSDLPLLDVLNMAAFPSVYLLQPNGSHAPLHSEKPLRFFFSSLLRSLPGVQRRSSSEAAQTGALQDGRTSEPWRDFDRSQVYTADLESALHYLLRVELAVHGTLDGAELKVFKDFVTLVAKLYPVGGSVVKLMETLSDWLLSLPLQQIPYQAILDLVDNKMKISGVFLGAELRWVGCQGSRPGLRGYPCSLWMLFHVLTVQHDATPTALDGSGLEGEAAPVLQVMRRYIRTFFGCKECGRHFEQAAAASMDQVTTQEDEVLWLWNQHNRVNTRLAGSLSDDPVSPKAPWPSPALCPACHEESNGVHVWSHANVLAFLRRHYGASNLNPRYSLTPPHPTAGAGPAQTRRPQEERPAAGGERKGENQAEPRPVQPGSRRGEQAVLIRGEGGFWILGLGFTSVDMSLCVVLYGSSCLFLMLLFFFFKVRSRRWKLRHARLHV from the exons ATGAAACCAAGTCAGAGGCACATCGGGAATGACAACAACACTATTAATATTAATGATATTAATGATGATGTCAGTTCCGGTTCTAGAGGTTCTTCAGAGACGATCAGACCGAATCGAAATCTCTCTGCAGAATCCTGTAGAACCGGAACTGACCGCCCCAG TTCGAGGCTGTTTCGTCTCCAGGAAATAGATCAGAGTGAGACCTCTGCGCGCTCTCCCCTTCTCTGCAGCTTCAGAAGCTACGTGCTGCTGTTCTCATGTCTTCCCGGATCCAGCAACCGGTTCTGTTCAGAAACTTTCCGGATCCCTGACGGACCAGCAGAGATGTTTCGGCTGTGGCTCCAAGCGGCGTGTCTCCTGTGTCTGTGCCGCGGCTCTGCAGGCGGCTCTGGACGGCTGTACTCGGAGGAGGACCCGCTGGTGATCCTGGGCAGCAGCAACCTGAAGCCCACCGTCACCAACTCCTCCTCGGCCTGGCTGGTCCAGTTCTACTCCTCCTGGTGCGGACATTGCATCCAGTACTCCAGCACATGGAAGGCTCTGGCTCAGGACGTGAAAG ATTGGCATGAAGCCATCGCTGTGGCTGTGTTGGACTGCGCTCAGGAGGAAAACTTTGAAGTCTGCAAAGAGTTCAGCATCAAGTTCTACCCAACATTCAAG ttcttCGTGGCTCACAGCTCAGTGGCGGACAAAGGGACGATCTACAGAG GAGCAGACCGGGAGGTCCGGTCCGTCCGGCAGCTGATGATCAACATCCtgcagaaccacagcagaacgGACCGGCCCCAGAGCTGCCCCCCGCTGGAGCCCTACAG CGCTGCTCAGCTGCTGCCCCTGCTGGGTCAAAGGTCGGATCATTACACGGCCATCGTTGTGGAGGAGGCCGGGTCATTCGTTGGCCGggag GTGACCCTGGACCTGCTACAGTTCTCAGGTGTTGAAGTGAGGAGagctctgacctctgacctcccccTGCTGGACGTCCTGAACATGGCCGCCTTCCCCTCCGTCTACCTGCTGCAGCCCAACGGCTCGCACGCCCCACTGCACAG CGAGAAGCCGCTCCggttcttcttctcctccttgcTGCGGAGCCTCCCAGGCGTCCAGCGCCGCAGCAGTTCCGAGGCGGCCCAGACGGGGGCGCTGCAGGACGGACGGACGTCGGAGCCGTGGCGGGACTTTGACAG GTCCCAGGTGTACACGGCCGACCTGGAGTCGGCGCTGCACTACCTGCTACGGGTGGAGCTGGCCGTCCACGGCACGCTGGATGGGGCGGAGCTAAAGGTCTTCAAGGACTTTGTCACTCTGGTTGCCAAG CTCTATCCAGTCGGAGGCTCCGTGGTGAAGCTCATGGAGacgctctctgattggctgctcagTCTGCCGCTGCAGCAGATCCCCTACCAGGCCATCCTGGACCTGGTGGACAACAAGATGAAG ATCTCTGGCGTGTTCCTGGGGGCGGAGCTTCGCTGGGTTGGTTGCCAGGGCAGCAGGCCGGGGCTGCGGGGCTACCCGTGTTCGCTGTGGATGCTGTTCCACGTACTAACGGTCCAGCACGACGCCACGCCCACCGCGCTTGACGGCTCAG GTCTGGAGGGCGAGGCGGCGCCGGTGCTGCAGGTGATGCGCCGCTACATCCGGACGTTCTTCGGCTGTAAGGAGTGCGGCCGTCACTTTGAGCAGGCGGCGGCCGCCAGCATGGACCAGGTGACGACCCAAGAGGACGAAGTCCTGTGGCTGTGGAACCAGCACAACCGGGTCAACACCAGGCTGGCAG gGTCTCTGAGTGACGACCCGGTCTCCCCCAAAGCGCCGTGGCCAAGCCCCGCCCTCTGCCCCGCCTGCCACGAGGAGAGCAACGGCGTCCACGTCTGGAGCCATGCCAACGTCCTCGCCTTCCTTCGCCGCCACTACGGTGCGTCCAACCTGAACCCCAGGTACTCCCTGACCCCTCCACACCCCACTGCCGGTGCCGGTCCGGCTCAGACCAGACGTCCTCAGGAGGAACGCCCGGCTGCTGGAGGGGAGAGGAAGGGAGAGAATCAGGCGGAGCCCCGACCCGTCCAGCCGGGTTCAAGGCGGGGGGAGCAGGCGGTTCTGATCCGAGGAGAGGGCGGGTTCTGGATTCTGGGCCTGGGCTTCACTAGTGTGGACATGAGCCTTTGTGTGGTTCTGTACGGCAGCTCCTGCCTCTTCCTCatgctgctcttcttcttcttcaaagtCCGGTCCAGGAGGTGGAAGCTGCGCCACGCCCGGCTCCACGTGTGA
- the qsox2 gene encoding sulfhydryl oxidase 2 isoform X2, producing the protein MKPSQRHIGNDNNTININDINDDVSSGSRGSSETIRPNRNLSAESCRTGTDRPSSRLFRLQEIDQSETSARSPLLCSFRSYVLLFSCLPGSSNRFCSETFRIPDGPAEMFRLWLQAACLLCLCRGSAGGSGRLYSEEDPLVILGSSNLKPTVTNSSSAWLVQFYSSWCGHCIQYSSTWKALAQDVKDWHEAIAVAVLDCAQEENFEVCKEFSIKFYPTFKFFVAHSSVADKGTIYRDREVRSVRQLMINILQNHSRTDRPQSCPPLEPYSAAQLLPLLGQRSDHYTAIVVEEAGSFVGREVTLDLLQFSGVEVRRALTSDLPLLDVLNMAAFPSVYLLQPNGSHAPLHSEKPLRFFFSSLLRSLPGVQRRSSSEAAQTGALQDGRTSEPWRDFDRSQVYTADLESALHYLLRVELAVHGTLDGAELKVFKDFVTLVAKLYPVGGSVVKLMETLSDWLLSLPLQQIPYQAILDLVDNKMKISGVFLGAELRWVGCQGSRPGLRGYPCSLWMLFHVLTVQHDATPTALDGSGLEGEAAPVLQVMRRYIRTFFGCKECGRHFEQAAAASMDQVTTQEDEVLWLWNQHNRVNTRLAGSLSDDPVSPKAPWPSPALCPACHEESNGVHVWSHANVLAFLRRHYGASNLNPRYSLTPPHPTAGAGPAQTRRPQEERPAAGGERKGENQAEPRPVQPGSRRGEQAVLIRGEGGFWILGLGFTSVDMSLCVVLYGSSCLFLMLLFFFFKVRSRRWKLRHARLHV; encoded by the exons ATGAAACCAAGTCAGAGGCACATCGGGAATGACAACAACACTATTAATATTAATGATATTAATGATGATGTCAGTTCCGGTTCTAGAGGTTCTTCAGAGACGATCAGACCGAATCGAAATCTCTCTGCAGAATCCTGTAGAACCGGAACTGACCGCCCCAG TTCGAGGCTGTTTCGTCTCCAGGAAATAGATCAGAGTGAGACCTCTGCGCGCTCTCCCCTTCTCTGCAGCTTCAGAAGCTACGTGCTGCTGTTCTCATGTCTTCCCGGATCCAGCAACCGGTTCTGTTCAGAAACTTTCCGGATCCCTGACGGACCAGCAGAGATGTTTCGGCTGTGGCTCCAAGCGGCGTGTCTCCTGTGTCTGTGCCGCGGCTCTGCAGGCGGCTCTGGACGGCTGTACTCGGAGGAGGACCCGCTGGTGATCCTGGGCAGCAGCAACCTGAAGCCCACCGTCACCAACTCCTCCTCGGCCTGGCTGGTCCAGTTCTACTCCTCCTGGTGCGGACATTGCATCCAGTACTCCAGCACATGGAAGGCTCTGGCTCAGGACGTGAAAG ATTGGCATGAAGCCATCGCTGTGGCTGTGTTGGACTGCGCTCAGGAGGAAAACTTTGAAGTCTGCAAAGAGTTCAGCATCAAGTTCTACCCAACATTCAAG ttcttCGTGGCTCACAGCTCAGTGGCGGACAAAGGGACGATCTACAGAG ACCGGGAGGTCCGGTCCGTCCGGCAGCTGATGATCAACATCCtgcagaaccacagcagaacgGACCGGCCCCAGAGCTGCCCCCCGCTGGAGCCCTACAG CGCTGCTCAGCTGCTGCCCCTGCTGGGTCAAAGGTCGGATCATTACACGGCCATCGTTGTGGAGGAGGCCGGGTCATTCGTTGGCCGggag GTGACCCTGGACCTGCTACAGTTCTCAGGTGTTGAAGTGAGGAGagctctgacctctgacctcccccTGCTGGACGTCCTGAACATGGCCGCCTTCCCCTCCGTCTACCTGCTGCAGCCCAACGGCTCGCACGCCCCACTGCACAG CGAGAAGCCGCTCCggttcttcttctcctccttgcTGCGGAGCCTCCCAGGCGTCCAGCGCCGCAGCAGTTCCGAGGCGGCCCAGACGGGGGCGCTGCAGGACGGACGGACGTCGGAGCCGTGGCGGGACTTTGACAG GTCCCAGGTGTACACGGCCGACCTGGAGTCGGCGCTGCACTACCTGCTACGGGTGGAGCTGGCCGTCCACGGCACGCTGGATGGGGCGGAGCTAAAGGTCTTCAAGGACTTTGTCACTCTGGTTGCCAAG CTCTATCCAGTCGGAGGCTCCGTGGTGAAGCTCATGGAGacgctctctgattggctgctcagTCTGCCGCTGCAGCAGATCCCCTACCAGGCCATCCTGGACCTGGTGGACAACAAGATGAAG ATCTCTGGCGTGTTCCTGGGGGCGGAGCTTCGCTGGGTTGGTTGCCAGGGCAGCAGGCCGGGGCTGCGGGGCTACCCGTGTTCGCTGTGGATGCTGTTCCACGTACTAACGGTCCAGCACGACGCCACGCCCACCGCGCTTGACGGCTCAG GTCTGGAGGGCGAGGCGGCGCCGGTGCTGCAGGTGATGCGCCGCTACATCCGGACGTTCTTCGGCTGTAAGGAGTGCGGCCGTCACTTTGAGCAGGCGGCGGCCGCCAGCATGGACCAGGTGACGACCCAAGAGGACGAAGTCCTGTGGCTGTGGAACCAGCACAACCGGGTCAACACCAGGCTGGCAG gGTCTCTGAGTGACGACCCGGTCTCCCCCAAAGCGCCGTGGCCAAGCCCCGCCCTCTGCCCCGCCTGCCACGAGGAGAGCAACGGCGTCCACGTCTGGAGCCATGCCAACGTCCTCGCCTTCCTTCGCCGCCACTACGGTGCGTCCAACCTGAACCCCAGGTACTCCCTGACCCCTCCACACCCCACTGCCGGTGCCGGTCCGGCTCAGACCAGACGTCCTCAGGAGGAACGCCCGGCTGCTGGAGGGGAGAGGAAGGGAGAGAATCAGGCGGAGCCCCGACCCGTCCAGCCGGGTTCAAGGCGGGGGGAGCAGGCGGTTCTGATCCGAGGAGAGGGCGGGTTCTGGATTCTGGGCCTGGGCTTCACTAGTGTGGACATGAGCCTTTGTGTGGTTCTGTACGGCAGCTCCTGCCTCTTCCTCatgctgctcttcttcttcttcaaagtCCGGTCCAGGAGGTGGAAGCTGCGCCACGCCCGGCTCCACGTGTGA